One window of Bactrocera tryoni isolate S06 chromosome 2, CSIRO_BtryS06_freeze2, whole genome shotgun sequence genomic DNA carries:
- the LOC120767710 gene encoding transmembrane protein 87A has translation MWKRKLLILVKVFLLMTMLASATQANSDAGKTIKTLTPNANIAREQRPLLANSKIKVHIECEGRDGLDVNIEWQLYERQCWTDKRMYDIQKYDIEENLPMQNKSEFGFITMDSKTTECSTHPILLSEKQWPVQETAASGMAALSPEAAALASVKKMNNTKKHPTAPLDKNIITIGRDGIYELTLKIEAVKSSEPVDFSAHVQLDIVGPDGGYLSAIDHPLLAFYGIMCVVYVIFGIIWLFVSFMQWRDLLRIQFWIGGVILLGMLEKAFFYAQYYSLNTTGVPVEGAELMAEFVSCAKRTLARMLVIIMSLGFGIVKPRLGPMLHRVVGVGALYFVLACVESYLRVTSTKTDEQLVAAIPLAVLDTGICWWIFTSLVQTTRTLRLRRNMVKLSLYRHFTNTLIFSVLASVIFMLYALHVRKSQNCTPIWRNIWFDAAFWHILFSVLLLVIMILWRPTNNNQRYAFTPLLDAPDDEDDDEEDQFVADAYGVKMRSSHANGGTKTPPNAQRGTTTEEDDLRWVEENIPSSMADPALPVLDSDEEIINTRFEVSKMQ, from the exons atgtggaaaagaaaattactaatattGGTGAAGGTGTTTCTGCTGATGACAATGCTTGCCTCGGCAACGCAGGCAAATTCTGATGCTGGCAAAACTATTAAAACGTTAACACCG AATGCCAACATTGCACGAGAGCAACGTCCCTTATTGGCCAATTCCAAAATAAAAGTTCATA TCGAATGTGAGGGTCGTGATGGCTTAGATGTAAACATTGAGTGGCAATTATACGAGCGCCAATGTTGGACGGACAAGCGCATG TAtgatatacaaaaatatgataTAGAAGAAAATTTGCCAATGCAAAATAAATCGGAATTTGGTTTCATCACTATGGACTCAAAAACTACCGAATGTTCAACGCATCCAATTTTGTTGTCGGAAAAACAATGGCCGGTGCAAGAAACGGCAGCGTCTGGCATGGCAGCGTTATCACCAGAGGCAGCTGCTTTGGCATCGGTCAAGAAAATGAACAATACCAAAAAACATCCCACAGCG CCATTAGATAAAAACATCATCACCATTGGCAGAGATGGCATTTATGAATTGACATTGAAAATTGAAGCTGTCAAAAGTTCAGAGCCCGTAGATTTTTCCGCACATGTACAACTGGACATTGTTGGTCCTGATGGCGGCTATCTTTCTGCGATTGATCATCCACTCTTGGCG tTCTACGGCATAATGTGCGTCGTCTATGTAATTTTCGGCATTATCTGGCTCTTTGTGTCATTCATGCAATGGCGTGACCTTTTGCGCATACAATTCTGGATTGGCGGCGTAATATTGCTTGGCATGCTGGAGAAAGCTTTCTTCTATGCACAATACTATAGCCTGAATACCACGGGTGTACCGGTTGAGGGCGCCGAATTGATGGCAGAATTTGTTTCCTGCGCCAAACGCACACTAGCACGCATGCTTGTCATCATAATGAGTCTGGGTTTCGGTATTGTCAA ACCTCGTTTGGGTCCAATGCTTCATCGCGTGGTTGGCGTTGGCGCGCTGTACTTTGTCTTGGCTTGCGTTGAAAGTTACTTGCGTGTGACTAGCACGAAAACCGATGAACAGTTGGTGGCCGCTATACCGTTGGCTGTGCTGGACACAGGCATCTGTTGGTGGATATTCACATCGCTGGTGCAGACCACCAGAACGTTGCGCTTGagaag AAATATGGTGAAACTCTCATTGTACAGACACTTCACAAACACACTGATATTTTCAGTACTTGCATCAGTGATATTTATGTTATATGCTCTGCATGTGCGCAAGTCACAGAACTGTACACCA atTTGGCGTAATATTTGGTTCGATGCCGCTTTCTGGCATATACTGTTTTCGGTGTTATTGTTGGTTATTATGATTTTGTGGCGTCCCACAAATAATAATCAGCGCTATGCATTTACACCGTTACTTGATGCGCCCGACGATGAGGACGATGACG AGGAAGATCAATTCGTCGCCGATGCGTATGGTGTAAAAATGCGCAGTTCGCATGCAAATGGCGGCACTAAAACACCACCAAATGCACAGCGCGGCACAACGACCGAAGAGGATGATCTACGCTGGGTGGAAGAGAATATACCCTCATCAATGGCCGATCCCGCGTTGCCGGTTTTAGATTCGGATGAAGAAATCATAAATACAAGATTCGAAGTTTCGAAAATGCAATAA
- the LOC120767711 gene encoding F-actin-capping protein subunit beta, which produces MSDVQMDSALDLMRRLPPQQIEKNLIDLIDLAPELCEDLLSSVDQPLKIAKDKEHNKDYLLCDYNRDGDSYRSPWSNTYYPPLEDGQMPSDRLRKLEIEANYAFDQYREMYYEGGVSSVYLWDLEHGFAAVVLIKKAGDGNKKIRGCWDSIHVVEVQEKPTGRTAHYKLTSTAMLWLQTNKQGSGTMNLGGSLTRQTEQDANVSESSPHIVNIGKMVEEMENKIRNTLNEIYFGKTKDIINGLRSVQPLADQRQEVAMKQDLAAAILKRNVKPESN; this is translated from the exons ATG TCGGACGTACAAATGGACAGTGCACTTGATTTGATGCGTCGCCTGCCACCACAACAAATCGAAAAGAATCTGATAGATTTGATTGATTTGGCGCCAGAACTGTGCGAGGATCTACTCTCATCTGTGGATCAACCGCTTAAAATAGCAAAAGATAAGGAACATAATAAAGATTACCTGCTGTGCGATTACAACCGTGATGGTGATTCGTATCGATCGCCGTGGTCCAACACTTACTACCCGCCACTAGAGGACGGACAAATGCCGTCAGATCGTTTACGTAAATTGGAAATAGAAGCTAACTATGCCTTCGATCAATATCGTGAAATGTACTATGAAGGTGGAGTATCTTCGGTGTATTTGTGGGATCTGGAACATGGTTTTGCAGCggtagttttaattaaaaaggcAGGCGATGGCAATAAAAAGATACGAGGCTGCTGGGACTCCATACATGTCGTTGAAGTACAAGAAAAACCTACGGGGCGAACGGCACACTACAAACTAACATCTACAGCTATGTTATGGCTACAAACGAACAAACAAGGTTCTGGCACAATGAACCTGGGCGGCTCATTGACACGTCAAACAGAACAAGATGCTAATGTCAGTGAATCTTCGCCGCATATTGTAAACATTGGCAAAATGGTTGAAGAAATGGAGAATAAAATACGCAATACgcttaatgaaatatattttggtaaaaCGAAAGACATTATAAACGGCTTACGTAGCGTACAGCCGTTAGCCGATCAACGGCAGGAGGTAGCCATGAAACAGGACTTGGCTGCGGCAATATTAAAACGTAATGTAAAACCAGAATCGAACTGA